DNA sequence from the Janibacter sp. CX7 genome:
GACCTGGTCGCCGCGCACGGCCGAGCACGGGACGATCGCGGTCCAGTCGCCGAGCTGGTCGATGGCGATGAGGTGCTCGGCGAGCCGCTCGCGGTCGACGGAGTCGCTCTTGGTCGCGATGGCGACGACGGGCACCCGCTTGGCCCGCTGCAGCTCGGCGAGGTCCTTGGCGATAAAGGTGTCTCCGGGCCCGATCCGCTGGTCGGCCGGCAGGCAGAAGCCGATGACGTCGACCTCGAGCAGGGTCTCGCGGACGAGGTCGTTGAGCCGCTCGCCGAGCAGCGTGCGCGGCTTGTGCAGCCCGGGTGTGTCGACGAGGACGAGCTGCTCGTGGTCGCGCGTGACGATGCCACGGATCGTGTGCCGGGTCGTCTGCGGCTTGCTGGAGGTGATGGCCACCTTGTCGCCGACGAGCGCGTTGGTCAGCGTCGACTTGCCGGCATTGGGCCGCCCGACGAGGCAGGCGAAGCCCGCGCGCCACTGGCCCTGGGTCTGCTCGTCCATGCTCATGCCCCGATCTGGTCGTGCTCGCGTGCCTGGTCGTCGGCGGGGTCGACCCGCTCGACGATGACCGTCGCGATGCGGTGCTGTCGTCCCGACATCTTCTCAGCCGTGAGGGAGAGACCGCCCACCTCGCAGCGGGCGCCGACGATCGGCACCCGTCCGGTGATCTTGCCGATGAGGCCGCCGACGGTGTCGACCTCCTCCTCGTCGATCGTCACCTCGAAGAGCTCGGCGAGGTCGTCGACGTGCATGCCGGCCGGCACCCGCGTGCGGCCGTCGTCGAGCTCCTCGACCCCGGGCCCCTCGCGGTCGTACTCGTCGGTGATCTCGCCGACGATCTCCTCGAGGATGTCCTCGATCGTCACCAGGCCGGCGGTGCCGCCGTACTCGTCGACGACGATCGCGGCGTGGATCTGGTCGCGCTGCATCTCGCGCAGCAGCTGGTCGACGGGCTTGCTGTCGGGGACGAAGGGGGCCGGCCGCATGAAGTCCTCGACGGCCCGGTCGCGCACCTCCTCGTCGGCGAGCAGCCGGCGCACGACGTCCTTGAGGTAGAGCAGGCCGACGATGTCGTCGCTCGACTCCCCGACGACCGGGACCCGGGAGAACCCCGAGCGGATGAAGAGGTTGAGCGCCTTGCGCGCCGGCTTGTCCGACTCGATGGTGATCATGTCGGTCCGCGGCACCATCACCTCGCCGGCAAGGGTGTCACCGAGCTCGAAGACCGAGTGGAGCATGTCGCGCTCCTCGTCCTCGATGAGCTCCGACTCCCCCGCGAGATCGAGCAGGTCACGCAGCTCCGCCTCGGAGCGGAAGGGCCCGTCACGGTAGCCACGGCCCGGCGTGACGGCATTGCCGATGGTGACGAGCAGGCGGGCAACCGGCCCGAGGACCCGCCGCAGCCCGACGACGAAGGGGGCGGCCGCCAGGGCCACCGCGGTGCTGTGCTGCTGGCCCAGGGTGCGCGGCGAGACGCCGACGAGCACGAAGGTCACGACGACCATGATCGCCGCCGACACGAGCAGCGCCACCCAGGTGCGCTCGACCTCCTCGACGACGACGAGCGTGATGAGCACGGCGGCACTCGCCTCGGCGGTCGCGCGGAGGAAGGCGAGCACGGAGATGTGCCCCGCGCTGTCGGCGAGGACCTGGCGCAGGGCCGCGGCGCCGCGCCGCCCTTCGCTCTCGGCCTCGTCGGCCGCGACCCGCGACGCGGAGATGATCGCGGCGTCGGCGAGGGTGAGGACGAAGGCGGCGACGATCGCGGCGACCGCGCCGACGAGCAGGCTCGTCACGCCTCGGCCTCCCGGCCCCGCCCGGCGAGGAAGGTGAGCAGGAGCTGGCGCTGCAGCTCGAACATCTCGCGCTCCTCCTCCGGCTCGGCGTGGTCGTAGCCGAGCAGGTGGAGGATGCCGTGGGTCGTGAGCAGCAGCATCTCCTCGATCGCAGCGTGACCGGCCGTCACCGCCTGCTTCTCGGCGACGGAGGGGCACAGCACGATGTCGCCGAGGACGCCCTCCATCGGCGCCTCGCCCTCGCGCCCGGGCCGCAGCTCGTCCATGGGGAAGCTCATGACGTCGGTCGGGCCCGCGAGGTCCATCCACTGCTCGTGCAGGACGGTCATCGTCGCCTCGTCGACGAAGCGGATGCACAGCTCGGCCTGCGGGTGCACCCGCATCTGCTCGAGCACATAGCGGCTGATGTCGACGAACTCGGTCTCGTCGACGACGTGGTCGGTCTCGTTGAGCACGTCGATGCTCATGCGCGCTCCCCCTTCGTGGCGTCGTAGCGGTCGTAGGCACCGACGATCTCGCCGACGAGGCGGTGGCGCACGACGTCGGCGGCGTCGAGGTGCGCGAAGTGCACGCCGTCGATGTCGGTGAGGATGCGCTGGACCACCTTGAGCCCGGACTGGGTGCCGCCGGGCAGGTCGACCTGGCTGGTGTCCCCCGTGACGACCATCTTGGAGCCGAAGCCGAGGCGGGTGAGGAACATCTTCATCTGCTCGGGCGAGGTGTTCTGCGCCTCGTCGAGGATGATGAAGGAGTCGTTGAGCGTGCGACCGCGCATGAAGGCCAGCGGCGCCACCTCGATGGTCCCGGCGGCCATGAGCCGCGGGATCGTCTCGGGGTCGATCATGTCGTGCAGCGCGTCGTAGAGCGGGCGCAGGTAGGGGTCGATCTTGTCGTTGAGCGTGCCGGGCAGGAAGCCGAGCTTCTCCCCCGCCTCGACCGCCGGCCGGGTGAGGATGATCCGGTTGACCTGCTTGGCCTGCAGGGCCGCCACGGCCTTGGCCATGGCGAGATAGGTCTTGCCGGTGCCGGCCGGGCCGATGCCGAAGACGACGGTGTTGTCGCCGATCGCGTCGACGTAGTGCTTCTGCCCCAGCGTCTTGGGCCGGATCGTGCGGCCGCGGTTGGAGACGATGTTGGTCGTCAGCACGTCGGCGGGCCGCTCGCGGGTCTGGCCGCGCAGCATGGTGATCGAGCGCTCGACGGCGTCCCTGTTGAGGGGCTGCCCGGCCTCGAGGATCTCGATGAGCTCGTCGAGCAGGCGGTCGATGACCTCGAGGTCACCGCTCGGCCCCTGGAGGCGGAACTCGTTGCCGCGCACGAGGATCTCGGTGCGCGGGAAGGCTCGCTCCATCGTCCGCAGGAGCTCGTCGGTCGGGCCGAGGAGGCTGACCATCTGGATGTTGTCGGGCAGGACGATGGTCTGCTGGACCCGGGGGGCGGTGCCGGGGGCACCCGCGCGGGGGTCGTCGGTGATCGCGTCGAGGGCGCGCAGGTCGGGCTGGTCTGATGAGGGCATCGTGCTGCTGATTCTACGGGCTCGGCGCCGGGGCGATCATCGCCAGCGGCCCATCGCGCTGAGCACGGCGATGGCTGCCGGGCCTGCGGTGGAGGCGCGCAGGACCTCGCTGCCCAGCCGCACCGGCTGCGCACCGGCGGCGACGAATCGCTCGAGCTCCTGCGGCGAGATCCCGCCCTCGGGCCCGACGACGAGGAGGACCTCCCCTGCGCCCGGCAGGTCCGCCGTGGCCAGCGGGAGGGTGGCGTCCTCGTGCAGGACGAAGGGGGTGGCCCCGGCGAAGCGCTCGACGAGCCCCGCGCTGCCGACGAGCTCCTCGACGTGCGGCCAGCGGCCGCGGCGCGACTGCTTGGCAGCGCGCTCGACGACATGGGTCCACTTGCGCCGGCCCTTGTCGACCTTGGGCCCCTTCCACCGCACGATCGACCGGTCGGCCTGCCACGGCACGACGGCGTCGACGCCGAGCTCGGTGGCCGCCTCGACGGCGTCCTCGTCGCGGCCGTCCTTGGCCAGGGCCTGCACGAGCACGAGGCGAAGGGAGGGCTCCGGCTCGTCGGCCCGCCCCAGCACCCGCAGGCGCACGAGGTCGCGACCGACCTCGGTCACCTCGGTGAGCACCCGCGCCCCGTGCCGGTCGGCGACGAGCACCTCCTCGCCCACGCCGAGACGG
Encoded proteins:
- the era gene encoding GTPase Era — protein: MDEQTQGQWRAGFACLVGRPNAGKSTLTNALVGDKVAITSSKPQTTRHTIRGIVTRDHEQLVLVDTPGLHKPRTLLGERLNDLVRETLLEVDVIGFCLPADQRIGPGDTFIAKDLAELQRAKRVPVVAIATKSDSVDRERLAEHLIAIDQLGDWTAIVPCSAVRGDQVDDVLRVLAEHLPPSPAPLYPEDQLTDEDEEKMIAELVREAALEGVRDELPHSLAVVVEEIVPREGRPEDDPMLDVRVNVFVERDSQKAIIIGRGGSRLREVGTTARQGIERLLGEKVFLDLHVKVAKDWQRDPKQLQRLGF
- a CDS encoding hemolysin family protein, which translates into the protein MTSLLVGAVAAIVAAFVLTLADAAIISASRVAADEAESEGRRGAAALRQVLADSAGHISVLAFLRATAEASAAVLITLVVVEEVERTWVALLVSAAIMVVVTFVLVGVSPRTLGQQHSTAVALAAAPFVVGLRRVLGPVARLLVTIGNAVTPGRGYRDGPFRSEAELRDLLDLAGESELIEDEERDMLHSVFELGDTLAGEVMVPRTDMITIESDKPARKALNLFIRSGFSRVPVVGESSDDIVGLLYLKDVVRRLLADEEVRDRAVEDFMRPAPFVPDSKPVDQLLREMQRDQIHAAIVVDEYGGTAGLVTIEDILEEIVGEITDEYDREGPGVEELDDGRTRVPAGMHVDDLAELFEVTIDEEEVDTVGGLIGKITGRVPIVGARCEVGGLSLTAEKMSGRQHRIATVIVERVDPADDQAREHDQIGA
- the ybeY gene encoding rRNA maturation RNase YbeY; translation: MSIDVLNETDHVVDETEFVDISRYVLEQMRVHPQAELCIRFVDEATMTVLHEQWMDLAGPTDVMSFPMDELRPGREGEAPMEGVLGDIVLCPSVAEKQAVTAGHAAIEEMLLLTTHGILHLLGYDHAEPEEEREMFELQRQLLLTFLAGRGREAEA
- a CDS encoding PhoH family protein, which codes for MPSSDQPDLRALDAITDDPRAGAPGTAPRVQQTIVLPDNIQMVSLLGPTDELLRTMERAFPRTEILVRGNEFRLQGPSGDLEVIDRLLDELIEILEAGQPLNRDAVERSITMLRGQTRERPADVLTTNIVSNRGRTIRPKTLGQKHYVDAIGDNTVVFGIGPAGTGKTYLAMAKAVAALQAKQVNRIILTRPAVEAGEKLGFLPGTLNDKIDPYLRPLYDALHDMIDPETIPRLMAAGTIEVAPLAFMRGRTLNDSFIILDEAQNTSPEQMKMFLTRLGFGSKMVVTGDTSQVDLPGGTQSGLKVVQRILTDIDGVHFAHLDAADVVRHRLVGEIVGAYDRYDATKGERA
- a CDS encoding 16S rRNA (uracil(1498)-N(3))-methyltransferase, which gives rise to MTAPLFLVDPGALDGLAPDALVELTGPEAHHAATVVRLGVGEEVLVADRHGARVLTEVTEVGRDLVRLRVLGRADEPEPSLRLVLVQALAKDGRDEDAVEAATELGVDAVVPWQADRSIVRWKGPKVDKGRRKWTHVVERAAKQSRRGRWPHVEELVGSAGLVERFAGATPFVLHEDATLPLATADLPGAGEVLLVVGPEGGISPQELERFVAAGAQPVRLGSEVLRASTAGPAAIAVLSAMGRWR